From a region of the Candidatus Niyogibacteria bacterium CG10_big_fil_rev_8_21_14_0_10_46_36 genome:
- a CDS encoding DNA polymerase I translates to MTMHKTKTLVLLDAHAILHRAYHALPSFTSPDGQPTGALYGFATMILKIIRELKPDYIAAAYDVKAPTFRHAAYEAYKGTRAETDDELVSQFDISRDLLRAFHIPAYSKDGFEADDVIGTIVQKVKKTKNLSIIIASGDLDALQLVDGARVQVYTLRKGIQDTVLYDEKAVEERFGFSPELLVDFKGLRGDPSDNIPGVKGIGEKTASTLISHFGTLENILSLAKKNPEKLKSAGIKDRIIGLLCDQAEGAAFSKELATIKRDVPVSFSLEEAAHRDGISEEGVLFLSKLGFTSIIERVQRSGAQEKADKDSSAASSLTAQSWKEILRAESLFWAFYDGTAFVVTDAKRIFALPEQDIPKYKKQYIALQEKKGQKAFDAKSLMHVFDRCGVSLSFTDDIQILFWLKDPRKTDPSLEDVAQTLRPGKKKTTEGYLGLLPELYEELVSELEEKDLLRVYREIEMPVVPVLFSMEKEGICINKTALEQLEKKTGAELVALEKEIHAYAGEKFLINSPKELGRILFDVLGISAKGVKKTGTGQRSTRFSELTKLKGAHPIIEKIMAYREIGKIHSTYISVLPKLAGSDGRIHSVFHQTGTVTGRLSSSDPNMQNIPTRSLLGDHIRRAFVAGPQKVLLACDYSQIQLRIAALLSGEEKMLAVFRRGEDIHSATAAQMFSVPEKDITAEMRRRAKVINFGILYGMGVQALSQNLEVSRNEAGLFLDNYFRQYPKLFAYFETVKEQARKNGYVETMFGRKRFLPDIRSRVIHIQREAERMAINAPIQGSEADMIKKAMSEASREIEKNKTLKGKAKLILQIHDELLFEVDERVSEEASAFIPAVLENIHPHTDIDFPVETKIGLTWADLQTVKNTKKS, encoded by the coding sequence ATGACTATGCATAAAACAAAAACACTCGTTTTGCTTGATGCGCACGCAATACTGCACCGGGCGTATCATGCGCTTCCTTCGTTTACATCCCCCGACGGCCAGCCGACGGGCGCTTTGTATGGCTTTGCGACCATGATATTAAAAATAATCAGGGAATTAAAACCTGATTATATTGCCGCAGCGTATGATGTAAAGGCGCCGACATTCCGGCACGCAGCGTATGAGGCGTACAAGGGGACCCGCGCGGAAACAGACGATGAGCTTGTTTCGCAATTTGATATTTCGCGCGATCTTTTGCGCGCGTTCCACATACCCGCGTACTCCAAAGACGGATTTGAGGCCGATGATGTTATCGGGACAATCGTACAAAAAGTTAAAAAAACAAAAAACCTTTCTATTATTATTGCCTCGGGGGATCTTGATGCGCTTCAGCTTGTTGATGGCGCGCGCGTGCAGGTATACACGCTGCGAAAGGGTATACAAGATACCGTGCTGTATGACGAAAAAGCGGTGGAGGAGCGATTTGGGTTTTCTCCCGAATTGCTCGTTGATTTTAAGGGTCTTCGCGGCGATCCGTCAGACAATATTCCGGGTGTGAAAGGCATAGGAGAAAAAACAGCATCAACTCTGATTTCTCATTTTGGAACGCTTGAAAACATACTGTCACTTGCGAAGAAAAACCCTGAAAAACTCAAGTCCGCGGGCATTAAAGACCGCATCATTGGGCTGTTGTGCGATCAAGCAGAAGGTGCTGCATTCTCAAAAGAGCTCGCGACCATTAAGCGCGATGTTCCCGTATCTTTTTCTTTGGAAGAAGCCGCACACAGGGATGGCATTTCAGAAGAGGGGGTTTTGTTTCTTTCGAAGCTTGGTTTTACAAGCATCATTGAACGTGTTCAGAGGAGCGGCGCTCAGGAAAAAGCAGACAAAGACTCTTCTGCGGCAAGCAGCCTCACCGCTCAATCATGGAAGGAGATTTTGCGCGCGGAGTCTCTCTTCTGGGCATTTTATGACGGAACGGCGTTTGTTGTTACTGATGCAAAGCGCATATTTGCCTTGCCGGAGCAAGATATACCAAAATACAAAAAACAATATATTGCGCTGCAAGAGAAAAAAGGCCAAAAAGCGTTTGACGCAAAGTCGCTCATGCATGTTTTTGACCGCTGTGGCGTATCACTTTCATTTACCGATGATATCCAGATATTGTTTTGGCTGAAAGATCCGCGTAAAACCGACCCGTCTTTAGAAGATGTGGCGCAGACGCTCCGTCCGGGCAAAAAAAAGACCACAGAAGGCTATCTCGGCCTTCTCCCCGAGTTGTATGAGGAGCTTGTGTCTGAATTAGAAGAAAAAGATTTACTGCGCGTATACCGCGAGATAGAAATGCCCGTAGTTCCGGTGCTCTTTTCCATGGAGAAAGAGGGTATATGCATTAACAAAACAGCGCTTGAGCAGCTTGAAAAAAAGACGGGCGCAGAGCTCGTTGCTTTAGAAAAGGAAATCCATGCGTATGCGGGAGAAAAATTTTTAATCAATTCCCCGAAAGAGCTGGGGCGCATACTTTTTGATGTGCTGGGGATATCGGCAAAGGGCGTAAAAAAAACAGGAACGGGACAGCGTTCCACACGGTTTTCTGAACTCACAAAATTAAAGGGAGCGCATCCCATTATTGAAAAGATAATGGCGTATCGCGAAATAGGAAAGATTCATTCAACATACATAAGTGTTCTGCCGAAGCTTGCCGGAAGCGACGGGAGGATTCACTCTGTATTTCATCAGACAGGAACGGTAACCGGCAGGCTTTCGTCATCCGATCCGAATATGCAAAATATTCCTACGCGTTCACTTTTGGGAGACCACATACGGCGGGCATTTGTTGCAGGGCCTCAAAAAGTTCTTCTCGCGTGTGATTATTCCCAGATCCAGCTGCGTATAGCTGCATTGTTATCGGGAGAAGAAAAAATGCTCGCGGTATTTCGCAGGGGCGAGGATATCCATAGCGCAACAGCCGCACAAATGTTTTCCGTTCCCGAAAAAGACATCACTGCAGAAATGCGGAGGCGCGCAAAAGTGATAAACTTCGGGATATTGTATGGCATGGGGGTGCAGGCGCTTTCCCAAAACCTGGAGGTGTCGCGGAACGAAGCGGGGTTATTCTTGGATAATTATTTCCGCCAATATCCGAAATTATTTGCCTATTTTGAGACGGTAAAGGAGCAGGCGCGAAAAAACGGATATGTTGAGACAATGTTCGGACGAAAGCGCTTTTTGCCCGATATCCGTTCGCGGGTCATTCATATCCAGCGGGAGGCGGAGCGTATGGCAATAAACGCGCCCATACAGGGGAGCGAGGCTGACATGATTAAAAAAGCAATGAGCGAAGCGTCTCGAGAGATAGAAAAAAACAAAACGCTTAAAGGAAAAGCGAAGCTTATTTTGCAGATACATGACGAACTTCTTTTTGAGGTTGACGAGCGGGTGAGCGAAGAAGCAAGCGCGTTCATTCCCGCCGTTCTTGAGAACATACATCCACATACAGACATAGATTTTCCCGTAGAAACAAAAATCGGCCTTACATGGGCCGATCTGCAGACGGTAAAAAACACTAAAAAAAGTTAA
- a CDS encoding polyribonucleotide nucleotidyltransferase — protein sequence MSTQTFETEIGGRKLIVEFSDLAMHANGSVTVHFGETVVFATATMSEEPRESVGYFPLTVDYEEKFYAAGAILGSRFMRREGRPSEEAVLVGRLIDRTLRPLFNKKIRNAIQVVVTTLSVDGENDPDIPAVIAASLALATSDIPWAGPVSAVRIGGNVSSFITNPTYKEREAGSMDVIVSGKDGKINMIEAGTNEVSEDRMAEAFTHALAEMKKIEAFQRDIIEKTGKEKKEVPLFGDVPEVSDMFRKHFMERLNDIVYIFDKPTRNFRIGELKKEWMSFVEEHNPDALNAADDIFEEFIDEIVHENIFKEDKRPDKRALDEVRELKAMVGVLPRTHGSGIFYRGETHILSLVTLGAPSDVQLIEGMEIKTKKRFMHHYNFPPFSTGEVGRMGSPGRREIGHGALAERALIPVIPPQNEFPYTIRIVSEAMSSNGSTSMASVCASTLAMMDAGIPIKKPVAGIAMGLMMKNEKEYKVLTDIQGPEDHHGDMDFKAAGTADGLTAIQMDVKVEGVTVDILKDAMAAAKKARTQILGVIAGAIKEPRAELSKHAPRIIILSINPEKIKDVIGPGGKVINKIIDQTGAAIDIEQDGSIFITSTTQEGGKKAEEMILLLTKEFQSGEEVVGKVTRIFEFGAMVEIAPGQEGLVHISELAPWHVRKVTDIVKPGDMIPVKVKDIDDQGRINLSHKAARPDMKQSDFPENNDPDDHKHYEQRKRRR from the coding sequence ATGTCTACACAAACTTTTGAGACCGAAATAGGCGGTCGAAAGCTTATTGTTGAATTTTCAGACCTAGCGATGCACGCTAACGGGTCGGTTACCGTCCACTTCGGCGAAACGGTCGTTTTTGCGACGGCAACCATGTCTGAAGAACCCCGCGAATCAGTCGGGTATTTTCCGCTCACCGTTGATTACGAAGAAAAATTCTACGCGGCAGGCGCAATTTTGGGCTCGCGCTTTATGCGCCGGGAAGGCAGACCGTCGGAAGAAGCGGTACTTGTCGGCCGTTTGATAGATCGCACACTGCGGCCCCTTTTTAATAAAAAAATACGAAATGCGATTCAGGTTGTAGTTACTACGCTTTCCGTTGACGGTGAAAATGACCCGGATATTCCGGCGGTTATCGCAGCTTCTCTCGCGCTCGCAACATCCGATATTCCTTGGGCGGGTCCCGTCTCCGCAGTGCGCATAGGAGGAAACGTGTCCTCATTCATTACCAACCCGACATACAAGGAACGTGAGGCGGGCAGCATGGATGTCATTGTGTCCGGCAAGGATGGCAAAATAAACATGATTGAGGCGGGCACGAATGAAGTAAGCGAAGACCGGATGGCCGAAGCCTTTACGCACGCGCTTGCAGAGATGAAAAAGATTGAAGCATTCCAGCGGGACATTATAGAAAAAACCGGCAAAGAGAAGAAGGAGGTGCCGCTATTCGGCGATGTTCCTGAAGTATCCGATATGTTTCGTAAGCACTTCATGGAACGCTTAAACGACATTGTTTATATTTTTGATAAGCCGACACGCAATTTCCGGATCGGAGAGCTGAAAAAAGAATGGATGAGTTTTGTTGAAGAGCACAACCCTGATGCGCTGAATGCGGCGGACGATATATTCGAAGAATTTATTGACGAAATAGTGCACGAAAACATTTTCAAGGAAGACAAGCGTCCTGATAAGCGTGCGCTTGATGAGGTGCGAGAATTGAAAGCAATGGTGGGAGTGTTGCCGCGCACGCATGGTTCGGGTATTTTTTACCGGGGCGAGACGCATATTTTATCCCTTGTAACGCTTGGTGCGCCAAGCGATGTGCAGCTCATCGAGGGGATGGAGATAAAAACAAAAAAGCGGTTTATGCACCACTATAACTTTCCGCCGTTCTCAACCGGAGAGGTGGGCCGCATGGGCTCTCCCGGGAGGCGCGAAATAGGGCACGGCGCTCTTGCAGAACGCGCGCTCATTCCGGTTATTCCTCCGCAAAACGAGTTTCCTTATACGATACGAATAGTTTCGGAGGCTATGTCTTCAAACGGCTCTACTTCGATGGCGTCTGTGTGTGCATCTACCTTGGCCATGATGGATGCGGGCATCCCTATTAAAAAACCGGTCGCCGGCATTGCCATGGGCCTCATGATGAAAAATGAAAAAGAATACAAGGTGCTTACCGATATCCAGGGACCCGAGGATCATCATGGTGATATGGATTTTAAAGCCGCGGGAACCGCAGACGGCTTAACGGCCATTCAGATGGATGTTAAAGTAGAAGGAGTAACGGTTGACATATTAAAAGACGCGATGGCTGCTGCTAAAAAAGCGCGTACACAAATCCTTGGTGTTATTGCGGGCGCGATTAAAGAACCGCGCGCGGAACTGTCTAAACACGCTCCGCGCATCATTATTCTTTCCATTAATCCCGAAAAAATAAAGGATGTTATCGGTCCGGGGGGGAAGGTTATCAATAAGATAATTGACCAGACCGGAGCCGCTATTGATATTGAACAAGACGGGAGCATATTCATCACTTCTACAACGCAAGAAGGAGGGAAGAAGGCGGAAGAAATGATTTTACTGCTCACAAAGGAATTTCAGTCCGGCGAGGAAGTTGTTGGAAAAGTGACGCGCATTTTTGAGTTTGGGGCGATGGTTGAAATTGCGCCCGGCCAAGAAGGGCTTGTGCATATTTCAGAACTTGCTCCATGGCATGTGCGCAAAGTAACCGATATCGTAAAGCCTGGGGATATGATCCCGGTCAAGGTAAAGGATATTGATGACCAGGGGCGCATTAACTTGTCGCACAAGGCGGCACGCCCGGACATGAAACAATCTGATTTTCCTGAGAATAACGACCCCGACGATCACAAGCACTATGAGCAAAGAAAGCGCCGTCGCTAA
- a CDS encoding 30S ribosomal protein S15, with product MLNVKQKQRIIDKYRLHESDTGSSEVQIAILSEEIKRLTSHLKNHAKDNHSRRGLLKMVAKRKALIDYLSRTDQKRYNSIIKKVGLKK from the coding sequence ATGCTTAATGTAAAGCAAAAACAGCGAATAATCGATAAATATAGGCTCCATGAATCGGATACCGGCTCATCGGAGGTGCAGATAGCCATTCTTTCGGAAGAAATTAAGCGGCTTACTTCCCATCTCAAAAACCACGCAAAAGACAACCATTCGCGGCGCGGCCTTTTAAAAATGGTCGCGAAACGCAAGGCTCTCATTGACTATTTATCGCGCACCGACCAAAAGCGATATAATAGTATTATTAAGAAAGTAGGACTCAAAAAATAA
- a CDS encoding tRNA (adenosine(37)-N6)-threonylcarbamoyltransferase complex ATPase subunit type 1 TsaE, whose product MQLFHYTSESEKETKRFGAAFARAIQALSSKGALVVGLSGDLGSGKTTCMKGVALGFGIRVGIQSPTFVLLKSYTIKKSRKHTQLHHIDAYRLRSAKDITSLGWGNIFSDPKNIIFIEWPERIVSFLPKQRFEIRFRHKKGTMRGISVSLVS is encoded by the coding sequence ATGCAATTATTTCATTACACATCAGAGAGCGAAAAAGAAACAAAGCGGTTTGGAGCAGCATTTGCCCGCGCGATACAGGCGCTTTCCTCAAAGGGCGCTCTTGTAGTTGGCTTGTCCGGCGATCTGGGAAGCGGAAAAACTACATGTATGAAGGGAGTAGCATTGGGGTTTGGTATACGTGTGGGCATCCAAAGCCCGACATTTGTTTTATTGAAATCGTATACAATAAAGAAGAGTAGAAAACACACGCAGCTCCATCATATTGACGCATACCGGTTGCGGTCAGCAAAGGATATCACTTCTCTGGGGTGGGGCAACATTTTTTCGGATCCCAAAAACATCATTTTTATTGAGTGGCCAGAACGGATAGTCTCATTCTTGCCGAAACAAAGATTTGAAATACGGTTCCGCCATAAAAAAGGCACTATGCGCGGCATCTCCGTCTCATTAGTATCATGA